A section of the Pedobacter sp. HDW13 genome encodes:
- a CDS encoding tetratricopeptide repeat protein — MVVAILGLSVFEANAQTNVALQKAFQNSYNNESKKSYTEAISDIMPFYAENNYETNLRIGWLYYLAKNYTASQNYYNRAIAARPNSVEARFGLIKALSLLGSWEKVMEQYNSIIKIDPQNTQANYWVGVIIYNRKQYVNASKYFARVVALYPFDYDGNHMLGWSLLFSGRKSEAKACFERALLIKPGDTSSTDGLNRSVK, encoded by the coding sequence ATGGTAGTTGCAATTCTTGGCTTATCTGTATTTGAGGCAAATGCTCAAACCAATGTTGCATTGCAAAAGGCCTTCCAAAATAGTTATAACAACGAAAGTAAAAAGAGTTATACCGAAGCCATAAGTGATATAATGCCTTTTTATGCCGAAAATAATTATGAAACCAACCTCAGGATAGGGTGGTTGTATTATTTGGCCAAGAACTATACTGCATCTCAAAATTATTATAACAGGGCAATTGCAGCACGACCAAATTCGGTTGAAGCGCGGTTTGGTTTAATAAAAGCCCTGTCGTTGTTAGGCAGTTGGGAGAAAGTGATGGAGCAATATAATAGCATCATTAAAATTGATCCTCAAAATACGCAGGCAAACTATTGGGTGGGGGTAATTATCTACAACCGGAAACAGTATGTAAATGCTTCCAAGTATTTTGCCAGGGTTGTGGCTTTGTACCCTTTTGACTATGATGGCAATCACATGTTAGGTTGGTCTTTATTGTTTTCAGGCAGAAAATCAGAAGCAAAAGCTTGTTTTGAACGCGCATTATTGATAAAACCAGGTGATACATCGAGCACAGATGGGCTAAATAGATCGGTTAAATAG
- a CDS encoding cold-shock protein — MQQGTVKFFNETKGFGFIIPSNGDAEIFVHASGLIDNIRENDTVNYEVEEGRKGLNAVNVKVA, encoded by the coding sequence ATGCAACAAGGAACAGTAAAATTTTTTAATGAAACTAAAGGTTTCGGATTTATCATCCCGTCAAATGGCGATGCCGAAATTTTTGTTCATGCTTCAGGCTTAATTGACAACATTCGCGAGAATGATACCGTAAACTACGAAGTAGAAGAAGGTAGAAAAGGCCTAAACGCGGTAAATGTTAAAGTAGCTTAA
- a CDS encoding thioredoxin family protein codes for MKKQLYLIALVACLFSACDPAPATFNVETKNFGPNAVITIQSSENSETLKVENITNGKQHFKINVFNKGYAILRTEDGTKKQEYFFYLDKGNFDGVLDGSDINAYPFKSLPSKKGEEFIDFYKIRQNLTKNLMDSLVIVEDELDKANPNNIMERAKNADRWREKKIHFEFNAIKAFAKKFPGSELSLFLLERYGRAETDPNLYTSIINSLDDEVKESKRGKQLLKETEQASKMMAGSKMPNIEGENQQGQKFDSKILKKVNLFICWASYSTKSRENNRILTTLYDKYKNKDVEFIGISYDKKKDWWINVIKDDKLNWPQYADLKGAKSPNAKKISNYSITYFFLADKNGTVLSNNDLNLDLVDDEISKNLAGR; via the coding sequence ATGAAAAAACAGCTCTACCTGATTGCGCTCGTCGCCTGCCTGTTCTCTGCATGCGACCCTGCACCTGCTACCTTTAATGTAGAAACCAAAAACTTTGGCCCGAATGCGGTAATTACCATTCAAAGTTCTGAAAATAGCGAAACACTAAAAGTAGAAAACATCACCAATGGAAAACAACATTTTAAGATCAATGTGTTTAATAAAGGCTATGCCATTTTAAGAACAGAAGATGGCACGAAAAAACAGGAGTATTTCTTTTATCTGGATAAAGGAAATTTCGATGGGGTATTAGATGGATCAGACATCAACGCTTATCCCTTTAAAAGCCTCCCCTCAAAAAAGGGTGAAGAATTTATTGACTTTTATAAAATACGCCAAAACCTGACCAAAAACCTAATGGATAGTCTCGTGATAGTAGAAGATGAGTTGGATAAGGCAAATCCAAACAACATTATGGAGCGGGCCAAAAATGCAGATCGCTGGAGAGAGAAAAAAATCCACTTCGAGTTTAATGCTATAAAAGCTTTCGCTAAAAAATTCCCGGGGTCTGAATTAAGCCTTTTTCTGTTGGAGCGTTATGGCAGGGCCGAAACTGATCCTAACCTTTACACATCTATTATTAACAGCTTAGATGATGAGGTTAAAGAAAGTAAAAGAGGTAAGCAACTTTTAAAAGAGACCGAGCAAGCCAGCAAAATGATGGCCGGAAGCAAAATGCCAAATATTGAAGGTGAAAACCAGCAGGGACAGAAATTCGATTCCAAGATCTTAAAAAAGGTCAATCTTTTTATCTGTTGGGCATCTTATAGCACAAAAAGCAGAGAAAACAACCGCATTCTAACTACGCTTTATGATAAGTATAAAAATAAAGATGTCGAGTTTATTGGTATCTCCTACGACAAAAAGAAAGATTGGTGGATAAATGTAATTAAAGACGATAAGCTAAACTGGCCACAATATGCTGATTTAAAGGGAGCAAAATCCCCAAATGCAAAAAAGATAAGTAATTACAGCATCACTTATTTCTTTTTGGCTGACAAAAACGGTACGGTATTAAGTAATAACGATCTGAATTTGGATTTAGTTGACGACGAAATCAGTAAAAACCTGGCAGGCAGATAG
- a CDS encoding succinate dehydrogenase cytochrome b subunit, with the protein MSGFGNAFSSSIGKKFIMGITGLFLILFLVVHCFINALIFINDGGLTFNIGAHFMATNWLIRAGEIVLFIGLLVHIFQALRLTLQNQKARPVKYAVNDGKANSKWYSRSMGLLGTLLLIFLVVHLKDFWVVSRFTGIPTVDANGHEDLYAVMREKFQDPVRVVVYILAMFSLCYHLLHGFASAFQTLGWNHSKYNGIIKGLGVWYSIIISILFAAMPIAVYAGLIN; encoded by the coding sequence ATGAGTGGTTTCGGAAATGCGTTTTCTTCATCAATAGGGAAGAAATTCATCATGGGTATTACAGGTTTGTTCCTGATACTTTTTTTAGTAGTACACTGTTTTATTAATGCATTAATTTTCATTAATGACGGTGGCTTAACCTTTAACATTGGGGCGCACTTTATGGCCACCAACTGGCTTATTAGGGCGGGCGAAATTGTGTTGTTTATTGGTTTGCTTGTACATATTTTTCAGGCATTAAGGCTAACCTTGCAAAACCAAAAAGCACGGCCGGTCAAATATGCAGTAAACGATGGTAAGGCAAATAGTAAATGGTATAGCCGCTCAATGGGTTTATTGGGTACACTATTACTTATTTTCTTAGTAGTTCACCTAAAAGATTTTTGGGTAGTTTCTCGTTTTACCGGCATACCAACTGTAGATGCCAATGGCCACGAAGATTTGTATGCAGTAATGAGAGAGAAATTCCAGGATCCGGTAAGGGTTGTGGTGTACATTTTAGCTATGTTTTCTTTATGCTACCACTTATTGCATGGTTTTGCTTCGGCTTTCCAAACATTAGGATGGAACCACTCAAAATATAACGGTATAATAAAAGGCTTAGGTGTTTGGTATTCGATCATTATTTCGATTCTTTTCGCCGCAATGCCAATTGCAGTTTATGCAGGTTTAATTAATTAG
- a CDS encoding fumarate reductase/succinate dehydrogenase flavoprotein subunit has product MSDINSNIPEGELTSKWTKYKSSVPLVNPSNKRTIEVIIVGSGLAGASAAATLAEMGYKVKCFCFQDSPRRAHSIAAQGGINAAKNYQNDGDSTYRLFYDTIKGGDYRAREANVHRLAEVSANIIDQCVAQGVPLAREYGGLLDNRSFGGTQVQRTFYAAGQTGQQLLLGAYSALERQIGMGKVEMYTRHEMLEVVKIDGKARGIIARNLITGEIERHFGHAVVLGTGGYGNVFYLSTNAMGSNVTAAWKAHKQGAYFANPCYTQIHPTCIPVSGDHQSKLTLMSESLRNDGRIWVPKKKDDTRKASEIPEDERDYYLERRYPAFGNLVPRDVASRAAKERCDAGYGVGTSKLAVYLDFKANTERYGKIEAAKAGNHNPDKETCMRLGTAVIKEKYGNLFDMYAQITGENPYETPMRIYPAVHYTMGGLWVDYNLMTSVPGLYCTGEANFSDHGANRLGASALMQGLADGYFVLPYTIGAYLSKEISTKAIPTDHPAFVEAEERAVGILNTLINIKGTKSVDHFHKRLGNIMWEKCGMARNEKGLNEAIQEIRALRTEFWSNVRVPGTVDELNTELEKAGRVADFIELGELMCIDALNRNESCGGHFREEYQTEEGEALRDDENYAYVAAWEFKEGVNFELHKEELKFENIKVAQRSYK; this is encoded by the coding sequence ATGTCAGATATTAATTCAAATATTCCAGAAGGCGAGTTAACAAGCAAATGGACTAAGTATAAGTCTTCTGTGCCTTTGGTTAACCCATCGAACAAAAGAACTATCGAAGTAATTATTGTAGGTTCGGGTTTAGCAGGCGCATCGGCGGCAGCTACTCTGGCCGAAATGGGTTACAAAGTTAAATGTTTCTGTTTCCAGGATTCACCGCGTAGAGCACACTCCATTGCGGCTCAGGGTGGTATCAATGCAGCAAAAAATTATCAAAATGATGGCGATAGCACTTATCGCTTATTTTACGATACCATTAAAGGTGGCGATTACCGTGCCCGCGAAGCCAATGTGCATCGTTTGGCCGAAGTAAGTGCCAATATTATAGATCAGTGTGTGGCCCAGGGTGTGCCTTTGGCACGCGAGTATGGCGGATTGTTAGATAACCGTTCATTTGGTGGTACACAGGTTCAACGTACTTTTTATGCTGCGGGTCAAACCGGTCAGCAATTGTTATTGGGAGCTTATTCTGCTTTAGAACGCCAGATTGGTATGGGTAAAGTAGAAATGTACACCCGCCACGAAATGCTTGAGGTTGTTAAAATCGATGGCAAAGCCCGTGGTATTATTGCACGTAACTTAATTACCGGCGAAATCGAACGTCACTTCGGTCATGCAGTGGTATTGGGTACAGGTGGTTACGGAAACGTATTCTATCTTTCTACCAACGCTATGGGTAGTAACGTTACAGCAGCATGGAAAGCACACAAACAAGGTGCTTACTTTGCAAATCCTTGCTATACACAAATTCACCCAACCTGTATCCCTGTTTCCGGCGATCACCAGTCAAAGCTAACGCTGATGTCTGAATCGTTACGTAATGATGGGCGTATCTGGGTGCCTAAAAAGAAAGATGATACCCGTAAAGCTTCAGAAATTCCTGAAGATGAAAGAGATTATTACTTAGAGCGCCGTTACCCTGCTTTTGGTAACCTGGTTCCACGTGATGTGGCCTCACGTGCAGCTAAAGAGCGTTGCGATGCAGGTTATGGTGTGGGTACATCTAAATTAGCTGTTTACTTAGATTTTAAAGCCAATACCGAGCGTTACGGAAAAATTGAAGCTGCTAAGGCGGGTAACCACAATCCGGATAAAGAAACCTGCATGCGTTTAGGTACTGCCGTAATTAAAGAAAAATACGGTAACCTGTTCGATATGTATGCGCAGATTACAGGTGAAAACCCTTACGAAACACCAATGCGTATTTACCCTGCGGTACACTATACCATGGGTGGACTTTGGGTTGATTATAACTTAATGACTTCGGTACCGGGTTTATATTGCACCGGAGAGGCTAACTTTTCTGATCACGGTGCTAATCGCTTAGGTGCATCGGCTTTAATGCAAGGTTTAGCCGATGGTTATTTTGTTTTACCTTACACCATTGGTGCTTATTTATCAAAAGAAATTTCTACCAAAGCTATTCCGACCGATCACCCTGCGTTTGTAGAGGCCGAAGAAAGAGCTGTAGGCATTTTAAATACCCTGATCAACATTAAGGGAACAAAATCTGTAGATCATTTCCACAAACGTTTAGGTAATATCATGTGGGAAAAATGCGGTATGGCCCGTAACGAGAAAGGTTTAAACGAAGCAATTCAGGAAATCAGGGCTTTACGCACCGAATTCTGGAGTAACGTTCGTGTACCTGGAACAGTTGATGAGTTAAACACTGAGTTGGAGAAAGCTGGCCGCGTTGCCGATTTTATCGAATTAGGTGAGTTAATGTGTATCGATGCATTAAACCGTAACGAGAGTTGTGGTGGTCACTTCCGCGAAGAATACCAAACGGAAGAGGGTGAGGCATTACGTGATGATGAAAACTACGCATACGTTGCCGCATGGGAATTTAAAGAAGGTGTAAATTTCGAGCTTCATAAAGAAGAATTGAAGTTTGAAAATATTAAAGTAGCACAAAGAAGTTATAAATAG
- a CDS encoding succinate dehydrogenase/fumarate reductase iron-sulfur subunit, whose translation MSTGNMNLTLKVWRQKNNNAKGALVDYKLSGISPDMSFLEMFDVLNEDLINKGEEPVVFDHDCREGICGMCSMFINGRPHGPKDLVTTCQLHMRSFKDGDTIVVEPWRAAAFPVVKDLTVDRSAFDRVIAAGGFISVNTGNAQDANNLPIPKMQADAAFEAAACIGCGACVATCKNASAMLFVSAKVSQLALLPQGQPERYRRVQSMVAQMDAEGFGNCTNTGACEAECPKGISLENIARMNRDFASSKFISEETV comes from the coding sequence ATGAGTACAGGAAATATGAACTTAACGCTAAAAGTTTGGCGTCAAAAAAATAACAATGCCAAAGGTGCTTTGGTTGATTATAAATTATCCGGTATTTCGCCAGATATGTCTTTCTTGGAGATGTTCGATGTGTTAAACGAAGATCTGATTAATAAAGGCGAAGAACCAGTGGTGTTCGATCACGATTGTCGCGAAGGTATTTGCGGAATGTGTTCGATGTTCATCAATGGTCGTCCACACGGACCAAAAGATCTGGTAACTACCTGCCAGTTGCACATGCGTTCTTTTAAAGATGGAGATACCATTGTGGTTGAGCCATGGAGAGCCGCGGCTTTTCCGGTAGTAAAAGATTTAACGGTAGATCGTTCTGCATTTGACAGGGTTATTGCTGCTGGTGGCTTTATTTCGGTAAATACCGGTAATGCACAAGATGCCAATAACCTGCCTATTCCTAAAATGCAGGCTGATGCGGCTTTCGAGGCGGCAGCTTGTATCGGTTGTGGTGCTTGTGTAGCTACTTGTAAAAATGCCTCTGCAATGCTTTTCGTATCGGCAAAGGTTTCTCAACTGGCATTGTTACCACAAGGTCAGCCAGAGCGTTATCGCCGTGTACAAAGCATGGTAGCGCAAATGGATGCCGAAGGTTTTGGTAACTGTACCAATACCGGTGCCTGCGAAGCAGAATGCCCTAAAGGAATTTCTTTAGAAAATATTGCCCGTATGAACCGCGACTTTGCTTCTTCGAAATTCATTTCAGAAGAAACAGTTTAA
- a CDS encoding TonB family protein, translating into MKKYLFTLLSLLTLFSALQAQEVSPVTTKPSVILDGKLLVNGVDTLRKFKKEDIESATILKDRNKTALFGINDNNGLLIVFTRAKQNTAENIALKEKIAKLNIATKPDMVMKAGQTVNPSRDSIAKGTFDFVSIEKQPEFPGGLKAFYQYLSANIKYPKESARNKIQGRVFLSFIVEKDGELSNVKIMRGVSADINEEAIRVISGSPKWNPGIQFGVPVRVKYNINVNFALN; encoded by the coding sequence ATGAAAAAATATCTATTTACACTGCTCAGTCTTTTAACCCTTTTTTCTGCCCTGCAAGCGCAGGAGGTAAGTCCCGTTACCACTAAACCATCCGTTATTTTGGATGGCAAACTATTAGTAAACGGCGTGGATACCTTGCGTAAATTTAAAAAAGAAGACATTGAATCTGCAACCATTTTAAAAGACAGAAATAAAACTGCCCTGTTTGGAATTAACGATAACAATGGCCTGCTCATTGTATTTACCAGGGCAAAACAAAATACCGCCGAAAATATTGCCCTTAAAGAAAAGATAGCTAAGCTTAATATTGCAACAAAACCCGATATGGTAATGAAGGCAGGCCAAACTGTCAACCCCTCGAGAGATTCGATTGCCAAAGGAACATTCGACTTCGTTAGCATAGAGAAACAACCTGAATTTCCGGGCGGTTTAAAAGCTTTTTATCAGTATTTAAGCGCTAATATCAAATACCCAAAAGAATCGGCAAGGAATAAGATTCAGGGAAGGGTATTTTTATCGTTCATTGTAGAAAAAGATGGTGAGTTAAGCAACGTAAAAATAATGCGCGGAGTTAGCGCCGACATTAACGAAGAAGCCATAAGGGTTATTTCAGGTTCACCGAAATGGAATCCAGGTATTCAGTTTGGTGTACCGGTACGTGTAAAATACAACATCAACGTTAATTTCGCACTTAACTAA
- a CDS encoding energy transducer TonB → MRKLMIIALLGCAMFINSANAQNKDQKVYDFVSVQKQPAYPGGIAKFYEYIKKEIKYPEVAKKNKTQGKVFLSFVVEKDGKLTDIVVIRGLSPETNAEAIRLFKQSPKWNPAMQDGKLVRVKYNMAINFDLAKAGNTKTASLQQSDTKTPQYQGGLTNLYRYLAKNIKYPKVAQKNNVQGKVMLSFNVEEDGSLSNITVIKSLSKETDEEAIRVMKSSPRWNPGLDKGIPVRSKYVMNINFTLS, encoded by the coding sequence ATGAGAAAGCTAATGATTATAGCCCTACTGGGCTGTGCTATGTTCATTAATTCGGCAAATGCGCAAAATAAAGACCAGAAAGTATACGATTTTGTATCGGTACAAAAGCAGCCTGCCTACCCTGGCGGTATTGCCAAATTCTACGAATACATTAAAAAAGAAATAAAGTACCCCGAAGTTGCCAAAAAGAACAAAACCCAGGGCAAGGTGTTTCTTTCATTTGTAGTAGAAAAGGATGGCAAATTAACAGACATTGTAGTTATACGGGGCTTAAGCCCGGAAACCAATGCAGAAGCCATCCGGTTGTTTAAACAGTCGCCAAAATGGAACCCAGCCATGCAGGATGGGAAACTAGTACGTGTAAAGTACAACATGGCTATAAATTTCGACCTTGCCAAAGCTGGCAATACTAAAACAGCAAGCCTTCAGCAGTCGGACACTAAAACACCTCAATACCAGGGTGGATTGACTAATTTATACCGTTATCTGGCCAAAAACATTAAGTATCCTAAAGTAGCCCAAAAAAATAATGTGCAGGGAAAAGTGATGCTCTCATTCAATGTAGAAGAAGATGGTAGCCTATCCAATATAACCGTAATAAAAAGCCTGAGTAAAGAAACCGATGAAGAAGCGATCAGAGTAATGAAATCATCGCCGCGCTGGAATCCCGGGCTAGATAAAGGAATTCCTGTGCGCAGCAAATATGTGATGAACATCAATTTTACGCTTAGTTAA
- a CDS encoding TonB-dependent receptor plug domain-containing protein translates to MKKTIVFTAIMGLTMAAFAQKADSTKNVTIKIRGNAISDAKQPLIVIDGNKQFSRDINQIALEPDNIESINILKDNSAISTYGADGFAGVIEIKTKGSKERNSLTALDSNMNSNLKGKVYGLTVRPGIAQPVASNGSGFSISKLGIKLKNGASSPLYIVDGKETDRNITIDQDSIKSVEVLKDAAAKKLYGDKAKNGVIIITTKNAKPLSEKN, encoded by the coding sequence ATGAAAAAAACAATTGTATTTACGGCTATAATGGGTTTAACCATGGCAGCCTTTGCCCAAAAAGCAGACAGTACTAAGAACGTAACGATTAAAATTCGTGGTAATGCAATATCTGACGCGAAACAACCACTGATTGTAATTGATGGCAATAAGCAATTTAGCAGAGATATTAACCAGATTGCGTTGGAGCCAGACAATATTGAATCGATAAATATACTAAAAGACAATAGTGCTATTTCTACCTATGGAGCTGACGGCTTTGCTGGTGTGATAGAAATTAAAACAAAAGGTTCGAAAGAGAGAAATAGCCTAACTGCCTTAGATAGTAATATGAATTCAAACCTGAAAGGAAAAGTTTATGGTCTCACTGTCCGCCCTGGTATTGCACAGCCAGTCGCCTCTAATGGATCGGGCTTTTCTATTTCAAAACTTGGCATTAAGCTAAAAAATGGTGCATCATCTCCTTTATACATTGTAGATGGTAAAGAAACAGATAGGAACATCACTATAGATCAGGATAGTATTAAATCTGTTGAGGTTTTAAAAGATGCTGCTGCCAAAAAACTTTATGGCGATAAGGCAAAAAATGGCGTAATTATTATTACAACAAAAAATGCAAAACCGCTCTCCGAAAAGAATTAA
- a CDS encoding M56 family metallopeptidase: MSFAHYLLQVNLYLVVFYGVYKLLLDKETYFTLNRIYLVSAGVLSLCIPFIRLEWLTEHKAAQQVYTTVNWEAVLQQATVVTERNNGLIWANVFVYIYCAGILFFLGRLVFNLLAVKKMLVPGKAGVAFSFFGKKIIDQNLPQMDVIDIHEQAHIKQWHTVDILFFEILGIITWLNPIIYLYKKAIKNIHEFLADELAAAYQGDKAEYAMLLLSKSFGILPNALTNNFLDKSLIKKRIFMLHKERSKKIAIMKYGIFIPLFALLIVFSSATVRKNEKLISITDRIPLEKPIEIVQQMVTETPAETPVVRKVSVEGKADANWNGFYQFLSKNIKYPAIANSNEVQGNAQVKFSIKNGRIINISSNVELGSGCDEEVMKSILSYKDYKKIADGKYALTVGFNIPESSEQFKNKVLPKPAGYTNLNKIMVMAYLPTPAEPEVNLEPDQDKKVYDFVSIEKQPEFPGGIVKFYKYLSGAIKYPTLAQERNVQGKVFLSFVVEKNGSLSDVQITRGLGSGTDEEALRVIKESPKWYPGIQNGVPVRVKYNINVNFTLSDGETKPAKTVNSDATTVKFKNELNFNGVIVVDGVRLADNSSFNTLNPNNIESIEVLKDQAATLLYGSAAKAGAIVITTKSPKNSLFKKPDQKELTIDRAVPFFDVRQKF; the protein is encoded by the coding sequence ATGAGTTTTGCCCACTACCTATTGCAGGTAAACCTATACTTGGTTGTTTTTTACGGTGTTTATAAACTACTGCTGGATAAGGAGACCTATTTTACCTTAAACCGTATCTATCTGGTATCTGCAGGCGTGCTTTCGTTATGTATCCCATTTATTCGTTTAGAGTGGCTTACCGAACATAAAGCTGCCCAGCAGGTTTATACTACAGTTAACTGGGAAGCCGTATTGCAACAAGCCACAGTAGTAACAGAGCGCAACAACGGCCTCATTTGGGCAAATGTATTTGTTTATATCTATTGTGCAGGTATCCTGTTTTTCTTAGGTAGATTGGTATTTAACTTACTGGCGGTGAAAAAAATGTTGGTACCAGGAAAAGCCGGAGTGGCTTTCTCTTTCTTCGGCAAAAAAATTATCGATCAGAATTTGCCTCAAATGGATGTAATTGATATTCATGAGCAGGCACACATTAAGCAATGGCATACCGTTGATATTTTGTTTTTTGAAATTTTAGGGATCATTACCTGGTTAAACCCCATTATATACCTCTATAAAAAAGCGATTAAAAATATACACGAGTTTTTGGCAGACGAGCTGGCAGCAGCGTACCAAGGCGATAAAGCCGAATATGCGATGCTGCTGCTCAGCAAATCTTTCGGCATTTTGCCCAATGCTTTAACCAACAATTTTTTAGATAAATCGCTGATCAAAAAAAGAATTTTCATGCTTCATAAAGAACGGTCTAAAAAGATCGCCATTATGAAGTATGGAATTTTTATCCCTTTGTTTGCACTTCTTATTGTATTTTCTTCGGCTACGGTACGTAAAAACGAGAAGTTAATCTCCATTACAGATCGCATTCCATTAGAAAAACCAATAGAAATTGTACAGCAAATGGTAACCGAAACACCTGCTGAAACACCAGTAGTACGCAAAGTTTCTGTTGAAGGTAAAGCCGATGCGAACTGGAATGGTTTTTACCAGTTCTTATCCAAAAACATTAAATACCCTGCCATAGCTAACAGCAACGAGGTGCAGGGCAACGCCCAGGTAAAATTCAGTATAAAAAACGGGAGGATTATAAATATCTCTTCTAATGTGGAGCTCGGTTCTGGCTGCGACGAAGAGGTAATGAAATCCATTTTATCGTACAAGGACTATAAAAAAATAGCTGACGGGAAATATGCACTAACCGTTGGCTTTAATATTCCAGAGTCTTCAGAACAGTTTAAAAACAAAGTGTTGCCTAAGCCAGCTGGCTATACCAACCTAAACAAAATCATGGTGATGGCGTATCTGCCTACTCCTGCCGAGCCAGAAGTAAATCTGGAACCCGATCAGGATAAAAAGGTTTACGATTTCGTTTCAATAGAAAAACAGCCTGAATTTCCGGGCGGGATAGTCAAATTTTATAAATATTTAAGTGGTGCAATTAAATATCCTACGCTGGCACAAGAGCGAAACGTACAGGGGAAAGTATTTTTATCATTTGTGGTAGAAAAAAATGGCTCATTAAGCGATGTACAGATTACAAGAGGCCTGGGTAGTGGTACCGATGAAGAAGCCCTGAGGGTTATTAAAGAATCGCCAAAATGGTATCCAGGCATTCAGAATGGTGTACCTGTGCGCGTAAAATATAACATTAATGTTAATTTTACACTTAGCGACGGTGAAACAAAGCCCGCAAAAACCGTAAATTCTGATGCAACGACTGTTAAATTTAAAAATGAACTAAACTTTAACGGTGTAATTGTTGTAGACGGTGTAAGATTAGCCGATAATAGCTCTTTTAACACCCTTAATCCAAATAATATCGAATCTATTGAGGTGTTAAAAGATCAGGCGGCAACATTGCTTTATGGAAGTGCCGCCAAAGCCGGAGCCATCGTTATTACAACTAAAAGTCCAAAAAACAGTCTTTTCAAAAAACCAGATCAGAAAGAACTCACCATTGACAGAGCTGTTCCGTTTTTTGATGTGAGACAAAAATTCTAA
- a CDS encoding BlaI/MecI/CopY family transcriptional regulator — translation MEIKDLTKAEEQIMQVLWQLEKAFVKEVIDELPLPKPAYNTVSTIIRILETKGFIGHEAFGKAHQYYPLVSREEYKRHATEKLLGNYFENSVESMFSFFVKEEKLDLSDVDEILKMINNIKHKPK, via the coding sequence ATGGAAATTAAAGATTTAACTAAAGCCGAAGAGCAGATTATGCAGGTTTTATGGCAACTGGAAAAAGCATTCGTCAAAGAAGTAATTGATGAACTACCGCTTCCTAAGCCGGCTTACAACACCGTTTCAACCATTATCAGAATCCTGGAAACCAAAGGATTTATTGGCCATGAGGCGTTCGGGAAAGCACATCAGTATTATCCCTTAGTGAGCAGAGAAGAGTATAAGCGCCATGCAACAGAAAAATTGCTGGGCAATTACTTCGAAAATTCAGTAGAGAGTATGTTCTCTTTCTTTGTTAAAGAAGAAAAACTGGATTTAAGTGATGTTGATGAGATTTTAAAAATGATCAATAACATTAAACACAAACCAAAATGA
- a CDS encoding response regulator transcription factor produces the protein MQNPSIAIAIVDDHTLFRSGLASLLEEFDEIEVKFEAINGIDLQSKINHHPDVQLVLMDINMPVMDGFAATKWVKTNFPKVHVLALSMLEDEKAIIGMLKAGAGGYMLKESTPSDLFAAIKVIVEKGFFVNELVSGRLLVALKDTDAKPIFSARELTFLQHCSTELTYKEIADIMNVSPRTVDNYRESLFAKLNIKSRTGLVVYGIKNSLISI, from the coding sequence ATGCAGAATCCTAGTATCGCTATTGCTATCGTTGATGACCACACCCTTTTTCGCTCAGGGTTGGCCAGTTTATTGGAAGAATTTGATGAAATAGAAGTAAAGTTTGAGGCCATAAACGGAATCGATCTTCAATCTAAAATTAACCATCATCCCGATGTTCAACTGGTGCTAATGGATATTAACATGCCGGTTATGGATGGTTTTGCAGCAACTAAATGGGTTAAAACTAATTTCCCAAAGGTGCATGTACTTGCCCTGAGCATGCTCGAAGATGAAAAAGCAATTATAGGTATGCTTAAAGCCGGCGCTGGTGGCTATATGCTTAAAGAATCTACTCCATCGGATCTATTTGCTGCGATTAAAGTAATTGTAGAAAAAGGCTTCTTTGTAAACGAGCTCGTATCGGGCAGGCTCTTGGTTGCACTGAAAGACACCGATGCAAAACCTATTTTTTCGGCAAGAGAACTTACCTTTTTACAGCATTGCAGTACCGAACTTACGTATAAAGAAATTGCCGATATTATGAACGTGAGTCCGCGAACGGTTGATAATTACCGCGAATCACTTTTTGCCAAGCTCAATATCAAATCGCGCACCGGACTGGTAGTATATGGCATAAAAAACAGTCTGATTAGCATCTAA